One stretch of Methanobacterium aggregans DNA includes these proteins:
- a CDS encoding class I SAM-dependent methyltransferase, producing the protein MKQWYEELFLNYADTYEKEIYTQGTLGEVDFIEKEINHDKNCRILDIGCGTGRHAIELTKRGYSVTGVDLSGSMIKKAMEKAETAGLNIDFQIADARNLPFEQEFDLAIMLCEGAFPLMETDEMNFEILKNAAKALKKDGKFIFTTLNGLFPLYHSVKEFIESNREDGSFDNSFDLMSFRNISNMEIEDDDGNLKVLECNERYYVPSEISWLLKTLNFSNIKIFGCKIGNFSRDDVLTTEDLEMLVIAEL; encoded by the coding sequence ATGAAGCAATGGTACGAAGAACTATTTTTAAATTACGCTGACACCTATGAAAAGGAAATCTACACCCAGGGAACCCTTGGGGAAGTTGATTTCATTGAAAAGGAAATCAATCATGATAAAAACTGCAGAATTCTGGACATTGGCTGTGGAACTGGTAGACACGCCATAGAACTCACAAAACGTGGCTACAGCGTCACAGGAGTTGACCTTTCAGGTTCCATGATCAAAAAAGCCATGGAAAAAGCTGAAACCGCGGGTTTAAATATTGATTTCCAGATTGCAGATGCCAGAAACCTGCCATTTGAACAGGAGTTTGACCTGGCCATCATGCTGTGTGAAGGTGCATTCCCATTGATGGAAACAGATGAGATGAACTTTGAAATTCTGAAAAATGCGGCCAAAGCATTAAAAAAGGATGGAAAATTCATATTCACAACCTTAAACGGGCTCTTTCCATTGTATCATTCTGTTAAAGAGTTTATAGAATCCAACAGGGAGGATGGTAGTTTTGACAACTCATTCGATCTCATGAGCTTCCGGAATATATCAAACATGGAGATCGAGGATGATGATGGAAATTTAAAGGTTTTAGAATGCAACGAACGCTACTACGTTCCTTCTGAGATTTCATGGCTGCTTAAAACTCTTAATTTCAGTAATATTAAAATATTTGGTTGTAAAATTGGAAATTTCAGTAGAGATGATGTTTTAACCACTGAAGACCTTGAAATGCTGGTTATAGCAGAACTCTAA
- a CDS encoding isocitrate lyase/PEP mutase family protein: protein MKKSKRLKELLNSEETLIMPDAYDPVSARLVEMAGFKAVQCSGYSFSITAARPKEMDISRNENLEITRRIVETVDVPVMADAEDGYGDAKVVKETVLQFMDRGVAGLNLEDQVLDGKDGVNIISSDAMVEKIQTAKETTESENPDFIINARTDALKSMDNREDALNLAAERANQYLDAGADLTFATYVETLEEVKTLKKEVKGPLSVAAAMPYNIKNFSITDLEDLGVERVSLPTLLIYSSLKAMKNSLNHIKEDNLMELDDNGLLYDFTDLNDLIRK, encoded by the coding sequence ATGAAGAAAAGTAAAAGACTCAAAGAACTTTTAAACTCTGAAGAAACCCTGATAATGCCAGATGCCTATGATCCAGTAAGTGCCCGTCTAGTAGAGATGGCAGGCTTCAAGGCGGTGCAGTGTTCAGGTTACAGCTTCTCAATTACAGCAGCAAGGCCAAAGGAAATGGATATCTCAAGGAATGAAAACTTGGAAATAACTCGCAGAATAGTGGAAACCGTTGATGTCCCTGTTATGGCCGATGCTGAGGATGGATATGGGGATGCAAAGGTGGTGAAAGAAACAGTTCTCCAGTTCATGGATAGGGGTGTTGCAGGTCTGAACCTTGAAGACCAGGTACTGGATGGAAAAGATGGTGTAAACATAATCAGTTCAGATGCCATGGTGGAGAAGATCCAGACTGCAAAGGAAACAACAGAATCTGAAAACCCTGATTTTATCATCAATGCCCGTACCGATGCACTGAAATCAATGGATAACAGGGAAGATGCTCTGAACCTTGCAGCAGAACGTGCAAACCAGTACCTCGACGCCGGTGCAGATCTAACCTTTGCAACCTATGTTGAAACACTTGAAGAGGTCAAAACCCTTAAAAAAGAGGTTAAAGGCCCATTAAGTGTGGCTGCAGCCATGCCCTACAACATAAAAAACTTCTCAATAACTGATCTTGAGGATCTGGGAGTTGAAAGGGTGAGTCTACCAACACTCCTAATATACTCAAGTCTCAAAGCCATGAAGAACTCTCTGAACCATATTAAAGAGGATAATCTCATGGAACTTGATGATAATGGTTTATTGTATGATTTTACAGATTTGAATGATTTGATTAGAAAATAA
- a CDS encoding TIGR03557 family F420-dependent LLM class oxidoreductase, producing MVKIGYKLSSELHSPLDLVRYAKHAEDAGFDFASISDHYHPWINKQGQSPFVWCTLGGISQVTEKLIITTGVTCPTVRIHPAIIAQAAATAAEMLQGRFILGVGSGENLNEHILGDVWPSAPVRIEMLEEAVDIIQTLWKGGMQDYEGMYYRVVNAQIHTLPEKLPPIFVAANGAIAAETAGIIGDGLIAIGEKKELVDVFNVSGGESKHCLSEISLCWAENDDDAVDTVYEYWPIMPFKSDLSWEIPTQTHFEQLAENVKLEDIAESTLCSSDPQKHMDKIQRTIEAGFDYICIHQIGPNQDEFIEFYREEVLPEFR from the coding sequence ATGGTTAAAATTGGATATAAACTCAGCAGCGAACTCCACAGCCCATTAGATCTGGTTCGATACGCCAAGCATGCTGAAGATGCAGGATTTGATTTTGCTTCCATCTCAGACCATTACCATCCATGGATCAACAAGCAGGGTCAGAGTCCCTTTGTATGGTGTACCCTAGGGGGCATATCTCAGGTAACAGAAAAATTAATCATAACCACGGGTGTAACCTGCCCAACTGTAAGAATACACCCTGCTATCATAGCTCAAGCTGCTGCTACAGCCGCTGAAATGTTACAGGGTAGGTTTATTTTAGGTGTAGGTTCTGGGGAAAACTTAAACGAACACATCCTCGGTGATGTTTGGCCTTCAGCTCCTGTAAGGATAGAAATGCTGGAAGAGGCTGTGGATATCATTCAAACCCTGTGGAAAGGTGGAATGCAGGATTATGAGGGCATGTATTACAGGGTTGTGAATGCACAGATTCACACCTTACCCGAGAAATTACCTCCAATATTCGTTGCTGCCAACGGTGCAATCGCAGCTGAAACCGCTGGGATAATAGGAGATGGTTTAATAGCCATAGGTGAGAAAAAAGAGTTGGTAGATGTATTCAATGTATCTGGAGGGGAAAGTAAACATTGTTTATCTGAAATTTCACTTTGCTGGGCAGAAAATGATGATGATGCAGTAGACACTGTTTATGAATACTGGCCCATAATGCCCTTTAAAAGTGATTTAAGCTGGGAAATCCCAACCCAAACCCACTTTGAACAGCTTGCTGAAAATGTGAAACTGGAAGACATAGCTGAAAGCACGCTCTGCAGCTCTGATCCCCAGAAACATATGGACAAGATCCAAAGAACCATTGAAGCAGGATTCGATTATATATGTATTCATCAGATAGGTCCCAATCAGGATGAATTCATAGAATTCTACAGGGAGGAAGTGCTGCCAGAGTTCAGATAA
- a CDS encoding DUF6506 family protein has product MSTKAAFIFVAPENDFNKHSAVIDSPVVELSVVGVKNYDEAEEVALKLVAEGVTAIELCAGFGNEGTARITRAVKDKALVGVVRFDLHPAFDHQSGDDLF; this is encoded by the coding sequence ATGTCAACTAAAGCCGCATTCATATTTGTTGCACCTGAAAACGATTTTAACAAACACAGCGCAGTAATTGATTCACCAGTTGTTGAACTTTCTGTGGTTGGAGTGAAAAACTACGACGAAGCAGAAGAAGTTGCCCTAAAACTGGTAGCAGAAGGGGTTACAGCCATTGAACTATGTGCTGGATTTGGAAACGAAGGAACAGCCAGAATTACCAGGGCTGTGAAGGATAAAGCATTGGTTGGAGTGGTACGTTTTGATCTACACCCTGCATTCGACCATCAGAGCGGGGATGATCTTTTTTAA